A portion of the Acidisarcina polymorpha genome contains these proteins:
- a CDS encoding sensor histidine kinase gives MKSSDYFKVGPRLTLAFALLMALILAGNGFVIWQFHVASIQIDRLTAANRRLIAVMQLQVGLLSFHQRLDDLARSGDAHQLADESGALRLALQEQAQRAGMTAANLGTQVDPAFLPTLKTIEVALSAQLDAINDLAKSGDWGTVQRRLDNELKPIESQTSVLVGNFQQQANAELTQAVWRMGSVQRRIFLVVPITAVSTFFIAAFFGWAMTRRIVELRLEERVSERTRIARELHDTLLQSLHGLMFEFQAARNMFRKRPEEALQALDSAIVGTERAIIESQEAIEDLRSTATAEDDLAQLIKLTGENFATPRSEDYDPPAFGLTVEGQQRALSPVIRDEVYGIARELLRNAFRHAQARRIEAEILYDEYQLRVRVRDDGRGMDPQVLEQGMRPGHWGLPGVRERAQQIGGKLDVWSEAGAGTEVQLSVTALVAYEKASIRSRFEGSQGAENHEHRS, from the coding sequence ATGAAATCTTCAGATTATTTCAAAGTTGGTCCTCGGCTGACGCTTGCCTTTGCGCTGCTCATGGCCTTGATTCTGGCAGGGAATGGCTTTGTCATCTGGCAATTTCATGTAGCGAGCATCCAAATCGATCGTCTCACCGCGGCAAATCGACGACTGATTGCGGTAATGCAGCTCCAAGTGGGCCTTCTCTCATTCCACCAGCGGCTGGACGATCTCGCACGGTCAGGCGACGCACACCAGTTGGCCGATGAAAGCGGGGCGTTACGCTTAGCCCTCCAGGAACAGGCTCAACGAGCGGGAATGACCGCCGCCAACCTCGGAACCCAAGTAGATCCGGCTTTCCTGCCAACTCTGAAAACGATCGAAGTCGCTTTGTCAGCACAACTGGACGCCATTAACGACTTAGCGAAATCAGGTGATTGGGGAACTGTGCAGCGCCGTCTAGACAACGAACTAAAACCGATTGAAAGTCAGACTTCAGTATTAGTCGGGAACTTTCAACAACAAGCCAACGCTGAATTGACACAGGCGGTCTGGAGAATGGGAAGCGTGCAGCGGCGGATTTTTTTGGTCGTGCCGATCACGGCAGTCTCGACGTTTTTCATTGCGGCCTTCTTTGGCTGGGCAATGACGCGACGCATAGTTGAACTTCGCCTAGAAGAACGTGTCAGCGAACGAACACGGATCGCGCGGGAACTGCACGATACTCTGCTACAGAGTTTGCATGGATTGATGTTCGAGTTTCAGGCAGCGCGCAATATGTTCCGGAAGCGGCCAGAAGAGGCGTTGCAAGCCCTCGACAGCGCCATTGTCGGAACCGAACGAGCGATCATCGAGAGTCAGGAAGCCATTGAAGATCTGCGCAGCACTGCGACAGCCGAGGATGATCTGGCTCAGTTGATAAAGTTAACAGGAGAGAACTTCGCTACCCCGCGAAGTGAGGACTATGATCCTCCGGCATTTGGACTCACCGTTGAGGGTCAACAACGGGCATTAAGTCCGGTGATCCGAGATGAAGTGTACGGAATCGCGCGTGAACTATTACGGAACGCCTTCAGGCACGCTCAAGCGCGACGCATCGAAGCTGAGATCCTCTACGACGAATACCAGCTCCGGGTGCGTGTCCGCGACGATGGGAGAGGCATGGACCCACAAGTGCTCGAGCAAGGGATGCGTCCTGGGCACTGGGGTTTACCCGGAGTTCGAGAACGAGCACAGCAAATTGGCGGGAAACTCGATGTTTGGAGCGAAGCGGGAGCAGGAACAGAAGTTCAACTGAGTGTTACTGCTTTGGTAGCCTATGAAAAAGCATCGATCCGCTCCAGATTCGAAGGATCGCAAGGGGCTGAAAATCATGAGCATCGATCCTAG
- a CDS encoding extracellular solute-binding protein, with translation MNICRSIHHQLQNTPPFTTVLLFCMVFGCSNPASAPGTVSFLDQEWSQPDELSSAARESQEFTRETGIAIRQSPVPNTLFSSLPPQAQLGLLRRSLQERGPIPDVLGIDVIWPGILSDDLIDVGHDFATELSTMDPQLVSSYTVHGKVVAVPYHAHVGVLAFRSDLLLQYGYSRPPETWDELEQMAARIQAGERAKGKKDFWGYVWQGAATEGLTCNALEWQVSEGGGRIIEDDGTISVNNPAAIRSWQRAARWIGRISPPGVVAYQEVDSLSAWDAGNAAFMRSWQWGYRLTHPRDSPLRDRTGYTSMPGGSVGRVGTLGGVGLAVPRSSTHPREALALIRFLIAKEQESKVDPAHFVPIPPTQLYDLPQILQAYAPSTRLNQQNSWLVSRPSNVTGRAYENVTQAYTQSVHSVLTGQKSAPEAAAELEKQLIRITGFRPGPPKM, from the coding sequence ATGAACATCTGCAGGTCGATCCATCATCAATTGCAAAACACACCGCCCTTTACTACTGTCCTGCTGTTTTGCATGGTCTTTGGCTGTAGCAATCCTGCATCGGCGCCCGGAACTGTATCCTTTCTGGATCAGGAGTGGTCGCAGCCGGATGAATTGTCCAGTGCGGCGCGCGAATCTCAGGAGTTCACCAGGGAAACGGGAATCGCCATTCGGCAGTCGCCGGTTCCCAACACCTTATTCTCTTCGCTCCCGCCTCAGGCCCAACTGGGCCTCTTGCGTAGGTCGCTCCAGGAACGGGGCCCTATTCCGGATGTCCTGGGAATCGATGTCATCTGGCCCGGTATCCTCTCCGACGATTTGATCGATGTGGGGCATGATTTTGCCACCGAACTTTCAACGATGGACCCCCAATTAGTCTCCAGCTACACGGTGCATGGCAAGGTAGTGGCCGTACCCTATCATGCGCACGTCGGCGTTCTCGCCTTTCGAAGCGATCTGCTTCTGCAATATGGGTATAGCCGACCTCCAGAGACCTGGGATGAGCTGGAACAGATGGCCGCCAGAATTCAGGCGGGTGAGCGCGCTAAGGGCAAAAAAGATTTCTGGGGTTATGTCTGGCAAGGTGCGGCCACCGAGGGCTTGACCTGTAACGCCCTTGAATGGCAGGTCTCTGAAGGAGGAGGCCGCATCATCGAAGATGATGGGACGATTAGCGTCAACAATCCTGCTGCAATCCGTTCCTGGCAGCGAGCCGCCCGCTGGATCGGCAGAATCTCGCCGCCTGGTGTCGTGGCGTACCAGGAAGTGGATTCGCTGAGCGCCTGGGACGCCGGGAATGCTGCCTTTATGCGCAGCTGGCAGTGGGGTTACCGTCTTACGCATCCCAGGGATTCGCCTCTACGGGACAGAACCGGTTATACAAGCATGCCTGGAGGATCCGTGGGCCGTGTGGGTACCTTGGGAGGCGTCGGTTTGGCTGTTCCCCGATCTTCAACTCATCCTCGGGAAGCACTCGCGCTCATCCGTTTTCTCATCGCTAAGGAGCAGGAGTCGAAAGTGGATCCGGCTCACTTCGTGCCGATCCCCCCAACCCAACTCTACGACCTGCCACAGATACTGCAGGCCTATGCCCCCTCGACTAGACTGAATCAACAAAACAGCTGGCTGGTTAGCCGGCCTTCGAATGTCACCGGTCGCGCTTATGAAAATGTCACCCAGGCTTACACCCAATCGGTGCATTCGGTTTTGACCGGCCAGAAATCGGCGCCCGAGGCGGCAGCAGAATTGGAGAAGCAATTGATTCGAATAACCGGTTTCCGTCCTGGGCCGCCCAAGATGTGA
- a CDS encoding response regulator → MSIDPSLIRILTVDDHPLLRKGIAALVNAEDDMKLVAEASSGEQAIEKFRAHRPDVTLMDIQLPGVNGIECIIQIQKEFPNARIIVLTTYSGDVQVVRAIKAGARAYLLKRQVHRELLETIRAVHAGQRRIPQEIAVELVDRSWDDLTPREIDVLRLIACGNTNKEIADQLSIGEASVKSYIANIFSKLDAKDRAHAVTIGLKRGIIEL, encoded by the coding sequence ATGAGCATCGATCCTAGCCTGATTCGAATTCTTACGGTGGACGACCATCCTCTTCTTCGTAAAGGGATCGCCGCCCTGGTTAACGCTGAAGACGACATGAAGCTGGTTGCGGAAGCGTCCAGCGGAGAGCAAGCCATCGAGAAGTTCCGAGCCCATCGACCCGATGTGACTTTGATGGATATCCAGCTGCCTGGCGTAAACGGGATCGAGTGCATCATTCAAATTCAGAAAGAGTTCCCGAATGCGCGGATCATCGTTTTGACTACCTATAGTGGCGATGTTCAAGTGGTGCGGGCCATCAAGGCAGGAGCGCGAGCTTATTTGCTAAAAAGACAGGTGCATCGGGAACTCCTTGAGACGATTCGAGCCGTCCATGCCGGACAGCGCCGCATACCTCAGGAGATTGCCGTGGAGCTCGTGGATCGGTCCTGGGATGACCTCACCCCGCGCGAAATTGACGTCTTGCGACTAATCGCCTGCGGGAACACCAATAAAGAGATCGCAGATCAGCTTTCAATCGGGGAAGCAAGCGTGAAAAGCTACATCGCCAACATATTCTCGAAGCTCGACGCCAAGGACCGGGCTCATGCGGTCACCATCGGGTTGAAGCGAGGAATTATCGAGCTCTAG
- a CDS encoding sigma-54 interaction domain-containing protein gives MDHVARAKFGDIIGDSPALKIALNLVSLVAPTNSSVMILGETGTGKELIARAIHNLSGRRERAFVKLNCAAIPLGLLESELFGHEKGAFTGAVAQKTGRFELAHKGTLFLDEVGDIPLELQAKLLRVLQEQEFERLGSNRTNKVDVRLIAATHRDLAAMVKQNSFREDLYYRLKVFPITVPALRRRAEDIPKLVWHFTKLYGQRMNKSIDAIPTETMDALVKYRWPGNIRELQNFIERAVILSPHTVLRAPTSELEQFGVHEGSSLPMTLLNEVERDHIVRALEASNWVVGGRNGAAERLGMKRTSLVYRMRKLRIYRPISIPKTSAFEGCAS, from the coding sequence TTGGACCACGTCGCGCGCGCGAAATTCGGAGACATCATCGGCGACAGTCCCGCGCTAAAGATTGCGTTGAACCTGGTGTCCCTCGTGGCGCCTACGAATTCGAGCGTGATGATCCTGGGTGAGACGGGTACCGGTAAAGAGCTTATCGCGCGCGCCATCCACAATCTGAGCGGCCGCCGAGAGCGGGCCTTTGTCAAGTTGAATTGCGCCGCAATCCCACTTGGGCTCCTCGAGAGCGAGCTGTTCGGGCATGAGAAAGGGGCATTCACTGGCGCCGTCGCACAGAAGACCGGACGCTTCGAGCTCGCGCACAAAGGCACCCTCTTCCTTGACGAAGTGGGTGATATCCCTTTGGAACTCCAGGCAAAACTACTTCGCGTCCTGCAGGAGCAGGAATTCGAGAGGCTGGGCAGCAACCGCACCAACAAGGTAGACGTGCGGCTGATCGCAGCCACTCATCGCGATTTAGCCGCCATGGTAAAGCAAAATTCGTTTCGTGAAGATCTCTATTATCGGCTGAAAGTGTTCCCGATCACCGTTCCCGCCCTGCGGCGGCGTGCTGAAGACATCCCAAAACTGGTGTGGCACTTCACCAAGCTCTATGGGCAGAGAATGAACAAGAGCATCGACGCAATACCCACTGAGACTATGGATGCGCTGGTGAAATATCGTTGGCCTGGAAATATTCGTGAGCTGCAAAACTTCATTGAGCGGGCGGTGATTCTCTCCCCTCACACGGTGCTGCGCGCACCCACTAGCGAGCTCGAGCAATTCGGTGTTCACGAAGGATCAAGTTTACCGATGACCTTACTTAACGAGGTGGAACGAGATCATATTGTCCGTGCTCTTGAAGCGAGCAATTGGGTAGTGGGCGGCCGGAATGGCGCCGCAGAGAGGCTGGGAATGAAGCGAACATCGCTGGTTTATCGAATGCGGAAGCTCCGAATTTACCGCCCGATTTCCATCCCCAAAACAAGTGCTTTCGAAGGTTGTGCTTCTTAG